The genomic segment AAAGATATCTTTTATAATTATGAAGAAATAATTAAAATATTAAATTCTAAAGATGTAGTTACTATGACTGGATTGCTTAAAAATAATAAGCAATTTAAACCTAAAAAAATAGTGAGTATATCTACTAAATCTGTTCAAGCATTTCATAGCAAACTGGATATATTAAAAGATGAATTAAATCGTTTAAGATATAAAGGATATAAAATAGTTATATTATCAGGAACTGATGAAAGGGGAAAGAGATTATCTAAAAATTTAAAAGAAAAGAGTATAGATAATATTTATTCTGATACTTATGATATAGATATAAAGACAGGCCAAGTAGTTATAGTTCCCGGAACTATAGCATCTGGTTTTGAGTATCCTGATATTAAATTTATGATAATAAGTGATAAAGAAGTTTTTGGAACTATAAAAAGAAAAAGAAGAAAGAAAAATAAAAAAGATCAAAAAAATATAAGCTCCTTTAGAGATTTAAAAGTAGGAGACTATGTAGTACATGAAAATCATGGTATAGGTAAATATATTGGAATGGAACAACTAGTAGTAGATGGAATAAAAAAAGATTATCTATCTGTAAGATATTCAGGAAAAGATAGACTATATATACCAGTTGATCAAATGGATTTAATTCAAAAATATATTGGAAGTGAAGTAGGCAAAACTAAAGTAAGTAAATTAGGAAGTGGAGAATGGGCTAGAACTAAAAGTAAAGTTAAAAAAGCTATAAAAGAAATGGCAATAGACCTATTAGAGCTTTATGCAAAAAGAAGAACAGTAAAAGGCTTTAGTTTTTCTAAAGATCAACCTTGGCAAAATCAATTTGAAGACACATTTCCATATGAAGAAACAGAAGATCAAATTAAATGTATAGAAGATATTAAAAGTGATATGGAAAAACCTTCTCCTATGGATAGACTATTATGTGGAGATGTAGGATATGGGAAAACAGAGGTAGCTCTAAGAGCTGCATTTAAAGCTACTTTAGATGGCAAACAAGTAGCCATGCTTGTACCTACTACAATACTTGCACAACAGCATTTTAATACTATGGTAGAAAGATTTAGTGACTTTCCTATTAATGTTGAAATGCTAAGTCGTTTTAGAACACCTAAAAGACAAAAAGAGATAATTAAGGATTTAAAAAGTGGAAATATAGATGTAATAGTTGGTACACATAGACTACTTACAAAGGATGTAAAATATAAGGACTTAGGACTCTTAATTGTAGATGAAGAGCAAAGATTTGGTGTCAAACATAAAGAGACAATAAAAGAAATAAAAGAATCCGTAGATGTATTAACACTTACTGCTACTCCTATACCAAGAACCCTTCATATGGCACTAATAGGAGCAAGAGACATGTCTGTAATAGAAGAGCCACCTGAAGAAAGATATCCTGTTCAAACTTATGTAGTTGAATATAATGAAAATATGATTAAGGAAGCTATATTGAAAGAAGTAAATAGAAAAGGTCAGGTATATTTTGTATATAATAGAGTTCGTGGCATCAGAAAGATTGCAGCTAGATTAAAGGAATTATTGCCTGAAATAAGAATAGTTGTAGCTCATGGACAAATGAGTGAAAGAGAACTTGAAAAAGTAATGCTTGATTTCATGAATGGTGAATATGATGTATTAGTTTGTACTACTATAATTGAAACTGGACTTGATATATCAAATGTAAATACCATGATAATATATGATGCAGATAAAATGGGTTTATCTCAACTATACCAATTAAGAGGTAGAGTTGGTAGATCAAATAGAATTGCATTTTCTTATTTTACTTATGAAAAAGATAAGGTGTTAACAGAAGTGGCAGAAAAAAGATTAAAAGCTATAAAAGAGTTTACGGAGTTCGGATCAGGATTTAAGATAGCTATGAGAGATTTAGAAATAAGAGGCGCTGGAAATATATTAGGAGCAGAACAACACGGTCATATGACTTTAATAGGATATGATTTATATGTAAAATATCTAGAAGAAACAGTAAATAAATTAAAAGGTAATATTGATACTGAAAGAGTAGAAACTACAGTTGAAGTTAATGTAGATGCTTATATTCCTGATAAGTATATACAAAATTCAGAACAAAAAATAAGAATGTATAAGAGAATTACATCTATTGATGATAGAGAAGAATATAGAGATTTGTTAGAAGAGTTAATTGATAGATATGGGGATATACCAAGACCTGTAGATAATTTACTTAGGATTGGATATATAAAATCTATTGCAAATAAATTGATGTTCACAAATCTGTCACAAAAGGATGATATTCTTATACTTGAATTTGATAAAAATTCTAAGATGAATCCTGAAATGATAAATGCACTATATGATAGTTTTGGACGAAAGATGTCATTTGATTTATCTAGCACTCCTGCAGTGAAATATAAACTTAATAATACTTCACAAGATAAGATACTTACAGCTTTAGAGGAGATATTTCAAAAGATAAAGAGTTTAAAGAAATAAAAAAATAATATATAATGGTTTAGTATAGTATAAATTGAGGAGATGATGTATTTGATTAAAAATAAAAGAGTTATTTGGGCTTTGATATTGCTAGTCACAGTATCTGTATTTATATCAGCATGTAGTGATGAAAAAGCAGAAAAAGCTGTTGCAAAAGTTAATGATGAAAATATTACAGAAGATGAACTTGAGAAATATGTAGACTATAGAAAGAAAGAAGCAGAATTAAGTGGTTATATTGCTCCTGAAATGTGGGATCAAGTTATAGAAGGTAGTGAATTTACTTATGAGCAACAATTAAAGCAAAGCTCGTTACAAGATTTAATAAATCAAAGAGTTTTACTTCAAAAAGCTGATGAGGAAGAAATTGAAGTAACAAATAAAGAATTAGATAAAGAATTAGAAGAATTTAGAAATACAGAAGAAAAGGAAAAGAATTTTAATGATTACTTAGACCAATTAGGTATTTCAGAGGAATATTTTGAAGAAATGTATAAACAAGGTATGACAATTAATAAACTTATGGATAAATTAGTTAAAATAGATGAAAAATCTGTAAAAGAAGAATATGAAGCTAATAAAGAATCATATGACAAAATAAAAGCAAGTCATATTTTAGTAGAAACTAAAGAAGAAGCAGAAGAAGTTAAAAATAAGATAAAAGAAGGAGAAGATTTTGCAGAACTTGCAAAAGAATATTCGACTGATCCAAGTGCAGAACAAAACGCAGGAGACTTAGGCTTTTTTGGTAAGGATGCTAGTTTAGTTCCTGAATTTAAAGATGCAGCATTTGAACTTAAAAAGGGTGAAGTATCAGGTCCAGTAAAAAGTGAATATGGATATCACATAATAAAAGTTACTGATGAGAAAAAAGGATTAGAAGCAAATGAGGAAGAAATAAAAGAAAATTTAAAAGGCGAGAAATTTAATGAAAGAGCTCAGGAGTTAATAGAAGAAGCAGATACAGAGATATTAATTGATTTTGAAAAAGAAGCAGAAAAAAATAAAGAAGATAATGCTGATGAAAATTCAGAAGAAGACAATCAAGATGATAAAAATGATAACAATTCAGAAGAAAGTCAAAATCAAGATGAAAACAAAGAAAATAAAGAACAAGAAAGCGAATAAAAATAAAACTGCCACATGGCAGTTTTATTTTTATAGAAAAAATTATCTATGATGTATAAAAAATGGCAAATAGTAAAATAATAAGTCTAACTTGAGTACATATTAATTTTACAGGAGGAATAAAATGAAAGCTACAGGAATAGTTAGAAGAATAGATGATTTAGGAAGGGTGGTTATACCAAAAGAAATAAGGAGAACACTTAGAATAAGAGAAGGAGACCCTTTGGAGATATTTACTGATAGACAGGGAGAAGTAATTTTGAAGAAATATTCTCCAATAGGAGAATTAAATGAGTTTGCAAGTGAATATGCAGATTCTTTAAATGAAACTACAGGTTATACCACTTTAATTTCAGATAGAGATAATATTATAGCAATATCTGGAGGCACAAAAAAAGGTTATTTAAATAAAAGATTAAGTCCTGAACTTGAAAAGTTAATTGAGGGGAAAGAAGTATATTTAACTGAAGGTAATACAAAACCTATACGTATAACTGCAGAAGAATATAACCCTGAAAACTATACATCTCAAGTCATATCACCAATAGTAACACAAGGAGATCCTATTGGCGCAGTTATAGTATTATCAAAAGATTCTAATGATAAGATGGGCGAATTAGAAGTAAAACTTTGCGAGACAGCATCTCGCTTTTTATCAAAACAAATGGAGCAATGATAAGTGCCTACCTTATGGTAGGTATTTATTATTGTTTTTGTTTTCAACTTATAAACTTTCTGATATAATCAAAGTATTGGTCTTAGATATAATATTAGGAGGAACAAATAAATGAGTAAAGATAATTTTTTAAAAGGGGCTGCTATATTAAGTATAGCTGGTTTTCTTGTTAAAATATTAGGAGCAGTATATAGAATACCTCTAGCGAACATGATAGGTGATACTGGAATGGGTTATTATCAAGCTGCTTATCCAATATATACACTTATGTTTGCAATTTCAACAGCAGGAATACCTGTTGCTATAGCCAAATTAGTATCAGAAAAAAATTCTATTGGTGATTATAGAGGAGCACAAAGAATATTTAGAATATCTTTTATAGGTCTTTTAATTGGTGGAATATTAACTTCATCATTTGTATTTTTAGGAGCAAAAACTATAGCTGATAAAATAGGTAACTCAAATGCTTATTATGCACTTATAGCACTTGCACCTGCACTTTTATTTACACCTATAATGTCAGCTTTTAGAGGTTATTTTCAAGGTAGACAAGATATGACACCTACTGCTTTATCACAAGTAATAGAACAACTTGCAAGAGTAGGAATGGGATTATTATTAGTTGCATTAATTCTTAGATTTGATAAAGGTCTTCCTATGGCAGCAGGTGGAGCTTCCTTTGGTGCTTCAGCAGGAGCTCTTTTAGGAAGTATTACTATTATATATATTTATTTAAAAAGAAGAAAAAAGATTAGAAGAGAAATAAGAAGATCAGAAAGATTTAAAAAACAAGATACTTCTCAAATAATAAAAAGTATATTAGTAATAGCTATACCAATTACAATAGGTGCTTCAGTTGTACCACTTTTTGGCACAATAGATGTTGCCATTGTAATGAGAAGACTTCAAGATATAGGCTATACTGAAAAAGAAGCTTCAGGATTATATGGCCAACTTACAGGAATGGCACAAACTTTAATAAACTTTCCTCAAGTATTTTCAGTTGCAATAGGATCAAGTCTTGTACCAGCTATATCAACTGCTTTTGCCAGAAAAAAATTTAGTGAAGTTAAAAGAACTGCCAGTTCAGGAATAAGGGTTACTTTACTCATTGGACTTCCAGCAGCTATGGGACTTTTTATACTAGCTGAACCTATTATTAAATTGCTTTATTTTAGTAATCCAATTGAAGTTCAAGAAAGTGCAGGTTCTATACTTAGAGTACTATCTTTTAGTGTAATATTTTTGACTTTAGTTCAATCACTTACTGCTATACTTCAAGGAATGGGCAAAGCCTTTATTCCTGTGAGAAATCTTATAATTGGAGCATTAGCAAAAGTGGTAATAGTATATGTATTGACTGGGATACCTGGAGTTGGAGTTAAAGGAGCAGCAGTAAGTACAATTACAGCTTATATGATAGCTTCATTTTTAAATTTAAGAGCTGTAAAAAAGTATGCAAGAATTCGATTTAATTTAATAGATTTATTTTTCAAACCTATTTTATCAGTAGCTATAATGACTTTAATTGTATCATTAAGTTATAATTTATTAGATGGATTTATTGGTTCTAGATTAGCTACATTAATTGCAATTGCATTTGGAGGAATTAGTTATGGATTTGCCTTACTTTTAACATCTACTATAACAAGTAAAGACTTTGAATTGCTACCTGGAGGAAGTAAATTAGCTATAAAATTGAAAAAAATAGGTTTACTTAGAAGATAGTACTTGATTTTATATTAATTTAGCAATATACTTAAAAGAGACTGATGCTTACTATCTTTAAAGCTTATGGAGGTTTTTATGTCAATAATAAATATAATTGGTTTGGGATTTGGTGATGTTAGTGATCTAAATTTTAAAAGTATAAAGGCTTTAGAAAAACATAAGAATTTCTTTAGAACAGATAAAAGTCCCATTATATATTATTTAAATGAAAAAGATATTGATTATTCATCTTATGATTATATATATGAGACTGAAGATAATTTTGATAATGTATATATTAATATCGTCAATGATTTAATAGAAAATAGCAAAAAATATTCTGTTATCAATTATTGTGTTCCTAAAAGTCCTTTGCTTTTTGACAAGGTTACTCAAATATTATTGAATCATCAAATGGACAAACAAATTAAAATTAATGTCTATAATAATGGTGGTTTTATAGAAAGTGTATTTAATGTATTAGAAAAACCTATGACAAGTAATATTAAAGTAATAGATGCTTCAGATATAAAAGCTACTACTTTAGATTTAAATAGTGATTTGATAATTTTTGGAATTTATGATAATCTTATTGCATCAGAAATAAAAATACATTTAGAGGAAATTTATAGTGATAATCATCCTATTGAAATAATAAATAGTTTCTTTGACAAAAAAAAGTACTCTATACCCTTATACAAATTAGATAGACTTGATGAGTATAATTATGATTCAACTATATATATCCCAAAGACAAATAGTAATAAAAATTCATATGATATGAATAATCTTATTGAGATAATGGAAAGATTAAGAAGTAAAGATGGTTGTATGTGGGATAATGAACAAACATTTGAATCTTTAAGAGCCTATTTAATAGAAGAATCTTATGAAGTAGTTGATGCAATAGATAGAGATGATATAGATGCTTTAGAAGAAGAATTAGGAGATTTATTGTTACAGGTAGTTTTTCTTAGCCAAATAGCTAGAGAAGAAGGATATTTTAATATTTGGCACGTTATAAGCTCTATTTCAAATAAGATGATTTATAGACATCCTCATGTGTTTTCTGATACTTTAGTAAATGGTATAGATGATATAAGTTATAATTGGGACAAATTAAAAAACAAAAATAAAGATATAAATACTATTACTGAAAGTATGATGAGTATACCTAAAGAGTTTCCAACACTTTTAAAAGCATATAAGATTCAAAAAAAAGCATCTAAGGTTGGATTTGATTGGGATTACAAGGAAGATGCATATAAAAAGATTCAAGAAGAAATAATAGAATTAAAAGTTGCTATAGATGAAAAAGTAATTGAAAATATAGAAGATGAATTTGGAGATCTTTTATTTGCAATAATAAATTTTGGAAGATTTTTAAATGTTAATCCGGAGACTGCTTTAAATAAAACCATAAATAAATTCATATCAAGATTTAAATATATAGAAGATACAATTTTAAAGCAAGGAAAAAGATTAGAAGAAAGTAATTTAGAAGATATGGAAAAATTATGGAATGAGGCAAAAAATATTTAGGTTAAATTTCTAAAAAAAGAAGGATTTTCGTAAAAAAACTAGAATAAGCTATTTATAGCTTTTCGATCCATGATATAATGGATTTTATAAATCAATACTTAATACATGAAAAAATTAAGGAGGAATTATTAATGAACAAAGCAGAATTAATCACAAGTATTTCAGAAAAAAGTGGGTTGACTAAAAAGGATGCAGAAGGAGCATTAAATGCATTTATAAAAAGTGTAGAGGAAGCTTTAGTTGAAGAAGAAAAAGTTCAATTAGTTGGTTTTGGAACTTTCGAAGTTAGACACAGAAAAGCTAGAGAAGGAAGAAATCCAAGAAATCCTGAAGAAAAAATCCAAATACCAGCATCAAAAGCACCTGTATTTAAAGCAGGTAAGACATTAAAAGAAACAGTAAATAAGTAGTTTGAATTTAATTAGATTAACAATCTAAGTATAATATATTGTATTGAACATATGATTTTCGCTATAATATATTAGAAGAATTTATTGGTATAAAAAGCAACTTATAAGAAATTTCAATTTCTTATAAGTTGCTTTTTTGTATGTTTAGAGTATTTAAATATTAAATATAAAGGAAGTATTATATTTTTAGGAATGGAAATAAAAGTAAGTATATTATAAATATTTCTATAATAAATGTTATATAGCTATGATATAATTTTTGTGTATCTATTTTTTAGAGGAGGTACTATAAGTGATAAAAATATTAATTGTTGAAGATGAAAAACCTATATCTGACTTAATAAAAATAAGCTTAATGGATGAAGGGTATGATTGTACTTGTGTTTATAATGGACAAGAAGCTGCAGATATTATTGAGGAAGATTCATTTGATTTGATTTTATTAGATGTAATGTTGCCTAAGATTAATGGATATGAATTGATAGAATATATTAATTTTTATGATGTTCCAGTTATTTTTTTGACAGCAAAGTCAAGTGTTAATGATAAAGTTAAAGGATTAAAGTTAGGAGCTGAAGATTATTTAACAAAACCTTTTAATATTATGGAACTTTTAGCAAGGATAGAAACTGTACTTAGAAGATATAATAAGACAGCACAGTACATTTCATTTTTAGATATACTGATAGATATTGATGCCCGAATTGTAACTAAAAATGAAATGCAAATAAATTTAACTACTAAGGAATTTGATTTATTGGTTCTTTTTGCAAGAAATAAGAATAGGGCATTATATCGTAGTCAAATTTATTCACAGGTTTGGGGAGGAGAATACATGGGAGATAGTCGAACGGTAGACTTGCATGTACAAAGAATGAGGAAAAAGCTATCTCTTGAAAATAAGATTATTCCTATATATAAAATTGGTTATAGGTTGGAGGTATAGCCTTGAAATTTTTTTGGAAAATGTTTTTTGCTACTATGTTTGTATGTGTTATTTGTTTTTCTTTAGGGGGTTATATTTTAATTAACTTTAACTTTAATTCTTTATTAGAGAGTGAAGTTAAAACAGCTTATTCTTTTGGAGATATAGTTTATTATTCTCTTGCAAATGAGTTAAAGGATAATGAAAATTTTTATATGAACAATGATACTAATGATATGATTAATGAAGTTGCTGAATCTATAAATATTAATACTACAAATGGTAAAATTAGATTTAGTATTGTAAATAACGAGAAAGAAAGTTTTTATTCCTCTTTAGAAAAAAATCTTGATAAAAGACTTCTTAAAGATTTAAGTATAAGTCAAAAAGGATATACCCTTAAACAGACGGAATCAGAAATATATATTCAGGCATTTAGACCTGCAAAATTTTTTGGTCAAAATTATTATATTGAAACAATTCAGGATGTAACTTATATTTTTGATAATCAAAAATCACAGTATAATATGGTTATGTGGATTATAGTTGGAATTTTTGTTTTAGGAGGAACACTTACATTCATAATATCAAAATTACTAATAAGACAAGTTGTATCTTTAACAAAAGTTACAAAAGAGATATCAGCAGGCAATTTAAGTAAAAGAGTAAAAATAAAAGGTCAAGATGAATTTTCGTTATTATCTAAAAATTTTAACTATATGGCAGATGACTTAGAAGAAAAAATTTATGAATTGAAGAGAGAAGCAGAGAGAAGAGAGAGATTTGTTAGTGATTTTTCTCATGAATTAAAAACTCCACTTACATCTATTATTGGATATTCAGATATGCTTAGAAGGAAAGAATTAAATCCAGAAAGAATAAGTTTATGTGCCAACTATATTTTTACTGAGGGTAAGAGGCTAGAAACTTTATCTATGAGACTTCTTGATTTAATTGTTTTAAAAAATCAAGAAATTCATATTGTTCCTGTGTTAATTAGAGAGTTCTTAGAAGAAATAAATTTTATTATTTCTCCGCAGTTAAAAGAAGAGAATATAGAAATGTTAATAAATCTTCGACCTGCAATTGTTAAGTTAGAACCTGAGTTAATGAAAACAGTATTTATCAATATAATTGATAATGCAAGAAAAGCAATAGATGGAAAGGGGTATATTCATATTACTGGTATACCTGATAAAGATACTTATCGTATCATTATAGAGGATAATGGTAAAGGGATGGAAAAACATGAGCTTTCAAAAATTAAAGAGGCATTTTATATGGTAGATAAATCTAGAGCTAGAGAACAAGGTGGTGCAGGACTTGGGTTATCTATTTGTGACCAAATATTAAGATTGCATGATTTTGAAATAGAATTTTATAGTACTGTAGGTGAAGGAACAAAAGTTACTGTTATAATGAAAGGAGTACAAAGTGAGTAAAACAAATCAAATTATAAAAGTAATGATTCTATTAATAGTCTTATTTATAATAGCAATATCACCTATTTGGATAACAAAGCTTAATAATGAAAGATTATTTAATAAATATAATATTAAGAAGATTTCTAAAGAATCCTTGAAGATTGAACATGAGTCTATTTTTGATTATAATACTCTTGAACGAATACAAACAATAGTAAAAGCACAAACTGAAAAAACAGGTGTTATTACACGTCAAGAGATAGATATAAAAAATGAAAGAATAAGCAATTTGATAGATATAATCAAGGAACAAATTCTTACAGTTCAGAAAATGAACGGTTTACCAGAATTTGATATTGATGAGGACTATACTACAATCTACTTATATAAAGCTACTTTTATGGATAGTGTAAATCCTAATACTTCAACAAGTGTTTGGGAAATAACTATAAGTTATCCGGAATTTGGGATATCAGTAACTATAGATACTGAAACTTCAGTGATTTATCAAATTTCTATTTATTCAACGGAGGATAAATTACCATTTGATACATCAAAAATATCACCAATAGCATTTTTGGAATATCTAGAAATTGATTCTAAAGAAGTGGCATTTAAACAAAATGAAGATAATACAAAAGGATTTTATTATGTGAATATTAATAATTTAAATGTAAAATATACCTTTATAAAAAGACCAAATTATTTTATGATAGCATTTTATTAATAACTAAATATGCAAAAATGATACAACTATGTAGAAAAAATGATGTAACCCTTATATATATTAATATATAAGGGTTACATCATTTTTTCTAAGAAGAATACTCTAATAAGTATTATCAAATTTATTTCAATAATAGGACAAGCATAAAACTTATATAAATACAATTTATCTTAGATTCTTTTTACAAAATATTAAATATTAGAAAGTAGGTAATAATTTGAATAAAAAAAATAATATTATAAACAAGAGAAAACAAAAGGTACGAAGAGTAAGAGTGATTTTTTTAACTTTAGCTTTAATTTTTATGTTTATTCTTTTAATATTTGGAAAAAATAAATTGAACAGCTATTTAGATACTTCTTTTACAGAAGCTCAAGGAATTTCTGAAGATAGAATACCTTCATTAGATGAGGAAGTAAAAGGGCCTTTAAGTGGAAAAAAAATAATTGTAGATGCAGGACATGGGGGATCAGATCCTGGAACAATTGGACCCAGAACTGAAGTTCAAGAGGCTGATTTGAGTTTGAAAATAAGTTATATATTAGAAGGTAAGTTAAAAGAACTTGGTGCTACTGTTATAATGACAAGAACAGAGCAAATAACAGAACAATTAGGAACAGATACAAAACTTAAAATTGAAGATAGAGGAAAAGTTATTGAAGATGCTAATGCAGATATGTTAATTAGCATACATCAAAATTTTAATGAATATAGTAGTGAAATTAAAGGAACTCAGATACTTGTTCGTAAACAAGGTTCACTTGATTTTGCTACATCTTTACAAAAAGCATTTAATCAAGAATTAGGGGTAAATTTAAAATATATATTAGAAGAATATCATGTTTTAAAGTATGGAGATCAACCTAGTGTAATTGTAGAAACGGGATTTTTTTCAAATTCTCAAGATGAAATTAGGTTACAAGAAGATGAATATCAAGAGAGGTTAATTAATGTATTATGTGATGAAATTAAAGAATATTTTGATACAATAGAGAAGAAATAAATTTTTAAAGTAAAAGTTATGTTATAGTATTTTTTAATATAAAAAATTTAAAGAAACAGTAAATAATAAAAAAACTTTGTTGATTTCAATCAGCAAAGTTTTTTTATTATTTTATTGATTAAGTTTTTAACATATGATATTCTATAATTGACCATATAAGTCAACTTTCAAGGAGGGGAATTAATGGGTATAATTGAGACTAAGAATTTAACGAAATATTATGGAAAATCACTTGGGATAAAAGATGTAAATTTAGATATAGAGGAAGGAGAAATATTTGGGTTTATAGGACCAAATGGTGCTGGTAAATCAACTACCATAAGATTATTATTAAATCTTATATATCCTAGTGGAGGAAGTGCAAAAATATTTGGGAAAGATGTTATAAATTATGGTCCTGAAATAAGGGAAAATATAGGATATCTTCCTTCAGAAATTTTTTATTATGAAAAAATGAAAGTAAAAGATTTACTTAATTATTCTGCGAGCTTTTATAAAGGAGATTATTCTAATAGGATAAAAAAACTTTCAAGTGCTATGGAGCTAGACTTAGATAGGAGAATAGAAGATTTATCCTATGGAAATAAAAAGAAAGTAGGTATAGTTCAAGGACTATTACATGAACCAAAATTAATTATATTAGATGAACCTACAAGTGGATTAGATCCACTAATGCAGCAGAAGTTCTTTGAAATAATAAAAGGTGAAAATCAAAAAGGTGCTACTGTATTTTTTTCATCTCATATATTATCGGAAGTTCAACAACTTTGTAATAGAGTAGCTATTATTAGAAAAGGATCTATTGTTGAGGTTGAAGATATAAAAACACTCCGAGAAAATAATTATAAAAAAATATCTATAAGAGGTCAAAATTTAAATAAGGATTTATTTGACTTTGATGGAGTTACAAAATTAGACAAAAATGAAGATGAAATAACCTTTTTCTATAAAGGTGATATAAATATAATGATAGAAAATATAAATAGAATAGACTTAAAAGATGTTATGATTCAAGAGCCAACTTTAGAAGAAATATTTATGCACTATTATAGGTAGGTGAAGATAATGAATATATTTAAGCATGAATTTAAAATGAAAATAAAATCTATAATTATCTGGTCCATTTCTATATCTGGATTTATGTTGTTTTATATGGCATTCTTTCCTGGATTAGCTCAAGATTCTGAAAGTTTTAATCAGCTTATGGAAAATTTCCCTGAAGAATTTTTACAAGCTTTTGGAATGCAATCTGGACTTTCTTTTACTACATTAATAGGATATTTTACTCTTACATTTAGTATTATACAACTTGTAATTGCAATACAAAGTGCTAATTATGGTTTTTCTATTCTTTCAGAAGAGGAAAGGGAATTGACTGCAGACTTTTTAATGACTAAACCTGTGTCAAGAAAAAAGATATATTTTTCTAAGTTTTTAGCAGCTTTTTTAGGATTATTAGTAACTGCAATATCTATATCAATATCAAGTTTTATAGCTCTTGAAATATTTAATAATGGAGAAGTATATGATAAACAAAATATAATTATATTACTTAGTATAGTACCAGTATTTCAATTGTTTTTTCTTGGAATAGGGATGCTTATATCTGTAATTGTAAGCAAAGTAAGGTCAGTACTTAGTTATTCCTTTGGTCTTACTATAGGTCTTTATGTAGTTAATTCAATAAGAGGGATAATAGATAGTGATTTATTAGGATACATTACTCCATTTTATTATTTTGAACCAGGA from the Senegalia massiliensis genome contains:
- the mfd gene encoding transcription-repair coupling factor, producing the protein MNVFKEQLNNLASYNELIKNLKNKLSPISLHGLSKENISHIAYAIKEDLKGQVLIITYDELRAKSIIEDLALFDAQNSEIYPARQLVFYDFDAVSHDISNQRLKVLDRLINEENIIVVASIESILNRVMKKDIFKKYKKEINFGDRLNLDEIVNSLIVQGYERVDMIEGHGQFSVRGGIIDFFPTTNEYPFRVELFDDEVDSIRTFSLKDQRSIENFTGAKITPAKEIFIEEQFKESIKEKIEKELNSTLKKFKLNKEEQKSENLEEKFKYYIERIDSNLSIENLDIILPYMIEDLSNIITYIKNDTTILVDEPNRIDENIKSLNDDFLEKYRDLYESGEVLNSHKDIFYNYEEIIKILNSKDVVTMTGLLKNNKQFKPKKIVSISTKSVQAFHSKLDILKDELNRLRYKGYKIVILSGTDERGKRLSKNLKEKSIDNIYSDTYDIDIKTGQVVIVPGTIASGFEYPDIKFMIISDKEVFGTIKRKRRKKNKKDQKNISSFRDLKVGDYVVHENHGIGKYIGMEQLVVDGIKKDYLSVRYSGKDRLYIPVDQMDLIQKYIGSEVGKTKVSKLGSGEWARTKSKVKKAIKEMAIDLLELYAKRRTVKGFSFSKDQPWQNQFEDTFPYEETEDQIKCIEDIKSDMEKPSPMDRLLCGDVGYGKTEVALRAAFKATLDGKQVAMLVPTTILAQQHFNTMVERFSDFPINVEMLSRFRTPKRQKEIIKDLKSGNIDVIVGTHRLLTKDVKYKDLGLLIVDEEQRFGVKHKETIKEIKESVDVLTLTATPIPRTLHMALIGARDMSVIEEPPEERYPVQTYVVEYNENMIKEAILKEVNRKGQVYFVYNRVRGIRKIAARLKELLPEIRIVVAHGQMSERELEKVMLDFMNGEYDVLVCTTIIETGLDISNVNTMIIYDADKMGLSQLYQLRGRVGRSNRIAFSYFTYEKDKVLTEVAEKRLKAIKEFTEFGSGFKIAMRDLEIRGAGNILGAEQHGHMTLIGYDLYVKYLEETVNKLKGNIDTERVETTVEVNVDAYIPDKYIQNSEQKIRMYKRITSIDDREEYRDLLEELIDRYGDIPRPVDNLLRIGYIKSIANKLMFTNLSQKDDILILEFDKNSKMNPEMINALYDSFGRKMSFDLSSTPAVKYKLNNTSQDKILTALEEIFQKIKSLKK
- a CDS encoding peptidylprolyl isomerase, whose amino-acid sequence is MIKNKRVIWALILLVTVSVFISACSDEKAEKAVAKVNDENITEDELEKYVDYRKKEAELSGYIAPEMWDQVIEGSEFTYEQQLKQSSLQDLINQRVLLQKADEEEIEVTNKELDKELEEFRNTEEKEKNFNDYLDQLGISEEYFEEMYKQGMTINKLMDKLVKIDEKSVKEEYEANKESYDKIKASHILVETKEEAEEVKNKIKEGEDFAELAKEYSTDPSAEQNAGDLGFFGKDASLVPEFKDAAFELKKGEVSGPVKSEYGYHIIKVTDEKKGLEANEEEIKENLKGEKFNERAQELIEEADTEILIDFEKEAEKNKEDNADENSEEDNQDDKNDNNSEESQNQDENKENKEQESE
- the spoVT gene encoding stage V sporulation protein T; amino-acid sequence: MKATGIVRRIDDLGRVVIPKEIRRTLRIREGDPLEIFTDRQGEVILKKYSPIGELNEFASEYADSLNETTGYTTLISDRDNIIAISGGTKKGYLNKRLSPELEKLIEGKEVYLTEGNTKPIRITAEEYNPENYTSQVISPIVTQGDPIGAVIVLSKDSNDKMGELEVKLCETASRFLSKQMEQ